In Halobacteriovorax sp. DA5, a genomic segment contains:
- a CDS encoding sensor histidine kinase KdpD → MKDRFNTLLIHFTNVMAMISLLAYAFRHHHFINDNVLYYFVLPISTLYLAFYYFDFKGQHTLRNISSLFPSIAITLVLITSFGGIHAPGVFWIAGFPIFFAIFFRKRGMIIGISLMLAIYAVFYAFEAQILSMTVNVSPELYMQEKRMNVIHFSIVITLFFLYYTWLEQQTRDEIEQSKEQLDTLLHVVLHDLSNPITILKLKLSNLKRRFQIKDNETKQIKEAFSKIEEIIQNIRSFQMSSENLQEDRRIIESTELKSYLSEQFRLINKKHLKLIFKDEGGFKIKCSPSILKDHILSNLLTNAVKFSHPEDIIEVTFSIQGDSALLSIRDEGIGIPEELMESIFEFDKKTTRPGTIGEAGTGYGLPIVHYFVELSGAKIFVHSPTSNENGTEFTLSFPLRNHK, encoded by the coding sequence ATGAAAGATCGTTTTAATACACTTCTTATTCACTTCACTAATGTCATGGCGATGATCTCATTACTTGCCTATGCCTTTAGACACCATCATTTTATCAATGATAATGTTTTGTATTATTTTGTTTTACCAATCTCAACTCTTTACCTTGCCTTCTATTATTTTGACTTTAAAGGGCAACATACACTTAGAAATATTTCGAGCCTCTTTCCTTCTATCGCAATAACATTGGTATTAATTACTTCTTTTGGTGGTATTCACGCTCCAGGAGTCTTCTGGATTGCAGGGTTCCCAATTTTCTTTGCAATATTTTTTAGAAAAAGAGGGATGATTATTGGCATCTCACTCATGCTTGCTATCTATGCTGTCTTCTATGCCTTTGAGGCGCAAATTCTATCGATGACAGTTAATGTGTCACCAGAGCTTTATATGCAAGAAAAGAGGATGAATGTTATTCACTTCTCGATTGTTATTACTCTTTTCTTTCTATACTACACTTGGCTTGAGCAACAAACGCGAGATGAAATTGAACAATCAAAAGAGCAACTGGACACCCTTTTACATGTTGTTCTTCACGATCTTTCTAATCCAATTACAATTTTAAAGTTAAAACTTTCAAATTTGAAAAGACGGTTTCAAATTAAAGATAATGAAACAAAGCAAATCAAAGAAGCTTTTTCTAAAATTGAAGAGATTATACAAAATATTAGAAGCTTTCAAATGAGTTCTGAAAACTTACAAGAAGATAGAAGAATAATCGAATCAACAGAGTTGAAATCATATCTTTCAGAGCAGTTTAGATTAATTAATAAGAAACACTTAAAATTAATTTTTAAAGATGAAGGAGGCTTTAAGATAAAATGTTCTCCCTCTATTCTTAAAGACCATATACTAAGTAATTTACTTACTAATGCTGTGAAATTTAGCCATCCCGAAGATATCATTGAAGTAACTTTTAGCATCCAAGGAGACTCTGCACTGCTCAGTATTCGAGATGAAGGTATTGGTATTCCAGAAGAACTTATGGAATCGATTTTTGAATTTGATAAGAAAACCACAAGGCCTGGAACAATTGGCGAAGCTGGTACCGGTTACGGGCTTCCAATCGTACACTACTTTGTAGAGCTTTCAGGTGCAAAAATTTTCGTTCACTCGCCTACAAGTAATGAAAATGGCACGGAGTTTACCCTAAGTTTTCCCTTGAGAAATCATAAATAA
- a CDS encoding tryptophan--tRNA ligase, which produces MSKKKICLTGVKPTGMPHLGNYIGAIKPAIDNVNKSDMEGYFFIADYHSLITIHDGEILRNDIYEVAATWLAAGLDPNKAILYKQSDIPEITELNWIISCFASKGLMNRAHAYKAKKDKNAEENRDEDFGINMGLFSYPVLMAADILFMNTDYVPVGEDQLQHIEIARDIASSFNHKFGDLLTLPEAIVSKAENKLLPGLDGRKMSKSYGNHIPCFVPEKKLKKMINKITTDSTPPEAPKNPDESLIFDIYKFFATSEEQVALAKRYQEGIGWGHAKLELFEVLNRELTPMREKYEALMADKSQIDAILAQGAAKIRPIAQENLRRIKKAIGVSN; this is translated from the coding sequence ATAAGTAAAAAGAAAATTTGTCTTACAGGTGTTAAACCAACAGGAATGCCACATTTAGGAAACTATATCGGTGCAATTAAACCTGCTATTGATAATGTTAATAAATCAGATATGGAAGGCTACTTCTTTATTGCTGATTATCATTCTCTTATAACTATTCACGATGGAGAAATTCTTCGAAATGATATTTATGAAGTGGCCGCGACTTGGCTAGCTGCTGGACTTGATCCAAATAAAGCAATTCTTTATAAGCAAAGTGATATTCCAGAGATTACAGAGCTAAATTGGATTATTTCATGTTTTGCTTCAAAGGGATTAATGAATCGCGCTCATGCATATAAAGCAAAGAAAGATAAGAATGCTGAAGAAAATCGCGATGAAGACTTTGGTATTAATATGGGTCTATTTTCTTATCCTGTTCTTATGGCCGCAGATATTCTTTTTATGAATACTGATTATGTACCAGTAGGTGAGGATCAGCTACAGCATATCGAAATTGCGCGAGATATCGCTTCAAGCTTTAATCACAAATTTGGTGATCTTCTTACTCTTCCTGAAGCTATTGTAAGCAAGGCCGAAAATAAACTTCTTCCAGGTCTAGATGGACGTAAAATGAGTAAGTCGTATGGAAACCATATTCCATGCTTTGTTCCAGAGAAGAAGCTTAAGAAAATGATTAATAAAATCACAACAGACTCAACTCCTCCTGAGGCTCCAAAGAATCCTGACGAATCATTAATCTTTGATATCTATAAATTCTTTGCAACATCAGAAGAACAAGTTGCCTTGGCCAAACGTTATCAAGAAGGAATTGGTTGGGGCCACGCTAAACTTGAACTTTTTGAGGTCCTAAACCGTGAACTAACACCGATGCGTGAAAAGTATGAAGCTCTTATGGCCGATAAATCACAGATCGATGCTATCCTTGCACAAGGTGCTGCTAAGATTCGTCCTATCGCTCAAGAGAACTTACGTCGTATTAAGAAAGCTATTGGTGTTTCAAACTAA
- a CDS encoding 23S rRNA (pseudouridine(1915)-N(3))-methyltransferase RlmH, whose protein sequence is MKDNHVIVIGKLKDKHLIALENEYLKRINFPKLHIHECKGHQENIDLELKELLNKVESIKAKFGNQHVVAMTEHGKTCDSEKLSKYIYDVIETQQKGVCFLIGGAAGFPKEFLKTVDYQLSLSPMTFPHKIARLVLIEQIYRAQTIKQDHPYHKN, encoded by the coding sequence ATGAAAGACAATCATGTTATTGTCATTGGGAAGTTAAAAGATAAGCACCTTATCGCGCTTGAAAATGAATACCTTAAGCGTATTAACTTCCCAAAACTTCACATCCATGAGTGTAAAGGTCATCAAGAAAATATTGATCTTGAACTTAAGGAACTTCTAAATAAAGTCGAATCCATAAAAGCAAAATTTGGAAATCAACACGTAGTTGCAATGACCGAGCATGGAAAAACTTGCGATAGTGAGAAGCTTAGTAAGTATATTTATGATGTTATTGAAACCCAGCAAAAAGGTGTTTGCTTTCTAATCGGTGGAGCAGCAGGCTTTCCTAAAGAGTTTTTAAAGACAGTTGATTACCAACTCTCCCTATCTCCTATGACATTTCCACATAAGATTGCCCGACTTGTTCTAATCGAACAAATATATCGAGCTCAAACGATCAAGCAAGATCATCCTTATCATAAAAACTAA
- the rsfS gene encoding ribosome silencing factor, giving the protein MSQNEFITKNVDEIADNSKLEFPLNIAMASAWILGNFKGVNLKVLDMRKTTALADFFVLASATNSSMANAMSDEIAKQMKRKGQTVISKEGLHQQTDWILIDLGDIIVHIFDESAREAYDIDNLWSVPSIEIPNEYYYSSEEAGASTDSDKGYF; this is encoded by the coding sequence ATGTCACAAAATGAATTTATCACGAAAAACGTAGATGAAATTGCAGATAATTCAAAGCTTGAATTCCCATTAAATATTGCTATGGCGAGTGCTTGGATTCTTGGTAACTTTAAAGGTGTTAACCTTAAAGTTCTTGATATGAGAAAAACAACTGCACTAGCAGATTTCTTCGTACTTGCATCAGCAACAAACTCTTCAATGGCAAATGCAATGTCTGATGAGATTGCAAAACAAATGAAAAGAAAAGGTCAGACGGTAATCTCTAAAGAAGGTCTACACCAACAAACAGATTGGATTCTAATTGACCTTGGTGACATTATTGTTCACATCTTTGATGAATCAGCTCGCGAAGCGTATGACATCGACAATTTATGGTCTGTTCCATCAATTGAAATTCCAAATGAGTACTACTACTCTTCTGAAGAAGCTGGAGCATCTACTGATTCAGATAAAGGTTACTTCTAG
- the obgE gene encoding GTPase ObgE codes for MKFIDEVKITVISGNGGNGCVSFRREKYIPFGGPDGGDGGDGGSIYFEADEGMNTLVNFRGKKHYRAEHGQQGGGRQMCGAFGDDLTIKVPVGTIVRNAETNQVIADLTDHGMRLMVAQGGRGGLGNIHFKTATNQAPRKATAGKEGVELEVDLELRLLADIALVGLPNAGKSTLISSISAARPKIADYPFTTLEPNLGVVTLGEDDSFVVADIPGLIEDASEGKGLGIKFLKHIERTKSLVHLVDVSWCLDEYEAFEQYVIIRQELGRYSEDLLNKKELICLTKIDAMTDEEIKKFQDFFEAQVDRKCLPISSVSGLNIDLLKSLMLKTIKD; via the coding sequence ATGAAATTTATCGATGAAGTTAAAATTACAGTAATTTCCGGAAACGGAGGAAACGGATGCGTAAGCTTTCGCCGCGAAAAGTATATCCCATTTGGTGGACCAGATGGTGGTGACGGTGGTGATGGTGGTAGCATCTACTTTGAAGCCGACGAAGGAATGAACACTCTTGTTAACTTCAGAGGTAAAAAACATTACCGCGCCGAACACGGACAGCAAGGTGGTGGCCGTCAAATGTGTGGAGCATTTGGTGACGACCTCACAATCAAAGTTCCTGTTGGAACAATTGTTCGTAATGCAGAAACGAATCAAGTTATCGCGGATCTAACTGATCACGGTATGAGATTAATGGTTGCACAAGGTGGACGTGGTGGTCTTGGAAATATTCACTTCAAGACTGCAACTAATCAGGCTCCACGAAAAGCAACTGCAGGAAAAGAAGGCGTAGAACTTGAAGTAGATCTTGAACTTCGTCTACTTGCTGATATCGCACTTGTTGGATTACCTAATGCTGGTAAATCAACACTTATTTCTTCAATCTCTGCAGCAAGGCCAAAGATTGCAGATTATCCTTTTACGACTCTTGAGCCAAACCTTGGTGTTGTTACACTTGGTGAAGATGACTCATTTGTTGTTGCCGATATCCCAGGGCTAATTGAAGATGCCTCAGAAGGAAAAGGCCTAGGGATTAAATTCCTAAAACATATTGAAAGAACAAAATCTCTTGTTCACCTAGTGGATGTTTCTTGGTGTCTTGATGAATACGAAGCGTTTGAACAATACGTAATTATTCGCCAAGAGCTTGGTCGCTATAGTGAAGATCTTTTAAATAAGAAAGAGCTAATTTGTTTAACAAAAATTGATGCTATGACAGATGAAGAAATTAAGAAGTTCCAAGACTTCTTCGAGGCACAGGTTGATAGAAAGTGTCTTCCAATCTCTTCAGTATCTGGATTAAATATAGACTTACTAAAATCTTTAATGCTTAAAACGATAAAGGACTAA
- the rpmA gene encoding 50S ribosomal protein L27 produces the protein MAHKKAGGSTSNGRDSNPNMYGVKKFGGEAVVPGNIIVRQAGSKFHAGKNVKVGKDFTLFATKEGKVQFGFYNKKKQIVSVVEA, from the coding sequence ATGGCACACAAAAAAGCCGGTGGTTCAACAAGTAACGGTCGTGATTCAAACCCAAACATGTATGGTGTTAAGAAATTTGGTGGTGAAGCTGTTGTTCCAGGAAACATCATTGTAAGACAAGCGGGATCTAAGTTCCACGCTGGTAAAAACGTAAAAGTTGGAAAAGACTTTACTCTATTCGCTACGAAAGAAGGTAAAGTACAATTTGGTTTCTATAACAAGAAGAAGCAAATCGTTTCTGTTGTTGAAGCTTAA
- the rplU gene encoding 50S ribosomal protein L21: MYGVVEISGHQYRVEAGMTIDVQKLEQEAGSTVEFDKVLFVGGESAKVGAPTVAGAKVVAEVVRHDRSRKVIVSKRKPGKYMKKNGHRQHFTTLKIKEVKA; encoded by the coding sequence ATGTACGGAGTAGTAGAGATCTCAGGTCACCAGTACAGAGTAGAAGCTGGTATGACTATTGATGTTCAGAAGTTAGAACAAGAAGCTGGATCAACTGTAGAATTTGATAAAGTTCTATTTGTTGGTGGTGAAAGCGCAAAAGTTGGTGCTCCAACTGTTGCTGGTGCTAAAGTTGTTGCTGAAGTAGTAAGACATGATCGTTCAAGAAAAGTTATCGTTTCTAAAAGAAAGCCAGGTAAATACATGAAGAAGAACGGACACAGACAACACTTTACAACTTTAAAAATCAAAGAAGTTAAAGCTTAA
- a CDS encoding dicarboxylate/amino acid:cation symporter — MQPAAKKEAQKIGIAMVLGLILGLLLHYFGKGEYVKFISPIGDAFISLLKMVIIPLVFSSIFMAMYHLGTPESLGRMGVRAVAYYFITTCIAVLFGIIFVNLINPGIGADLGSAGVHGLSEAMQSKVASSSSGWASLFASIKEVLLGAIPTNPFGSMADGNILQVIVFSILMGMTALFIPKDSEPFVKVVGSLESLSNKLTMGVMSLAPYGIFVLMTGVLAKSGFGAIISLSKYMLTVILGLICHGIFLLIIGSIRGKTSPIEILKGVGPAIITAFSAATLPITMMNVEENLGVDKDTAKFVLPLGATVNMDGTALYESVAAIFIAQAYGFDLGLTQQIIIFMTASLAAIGAAAIPGAGLITMSIVLSAVGLPIEGIGLILAVDRILDMFRTAVNVFGDAMGTVVVDSMLKNKE; from the coding sequence ATGCAACCAGCAGCAAAGAAGGAAGCGCAGAAGATTGGTATTGCAATGGTACTCGGATTAATTTTGGGTCTTCTGTTACATTATTTTGGAAAGGGTGAATACGTAAAATTTATTTCTCCTATAGGAGATGCGTTTATCTCTCTTCTTAAAATGGTGATTATCCCTCTTGTTTTCTCATCTATCTTTATGGCGATGTACCACTTAGGAACACCAGAATCATTAGGAAGAATGGGGGTAAGGGCCGTTGCTTATTATTTCATTACAACTTGTATTGCCGTTTTATTTGGAATTATTTTTGTAAATCTTATCAATCCTGGTATTGGTGCTGATCTTGGCTCTGCTGGAGTTCATGGCCTTTCAGAAGCAATGCAGTCGAAAGTTGCAAGTAGTTCAAGTGGTTGGGCGTCACTGTTTGCTTCAATCAAAGAAGTTCTTCTAGGTGCAATTCCAACGAATCCATTTGGTTCAATGGCCGATGGAAATATTTTACAAGTTATCGTCTTCTCAATTCTTATGGGAATGACTGCGCTATTTATTCCTAAAGATAGTGAACCATTTGTTAAAGTAGTAGGTTCTCTTGAATCTCTTTCTAATAAACTAACAATGGGAGTAATGAGCTTAGCTCCTTATGGAATCTTTGTTCTTATGACAGGGGTTCTTGCTAAATCTGGTTTTGGCGCAATTATATCTCTTTCTAAGTATATGCTGACAGTAATTCTAGGATTGATTTGTCATGGTATTTTTCTTCTGATTATTGGAAGTATTCGCGGAAAGACTTCACCTATTGAGATTTTAAAAGGTGTAGGGCCAGCTATTATTACTGCTTTTTCAGCAGCAACTCTACCTATTACGATGATGAATGTTGAAGAAAATTTAGGCGTTGATAAAGATACTGCAAAATTTGTTTTACCATTAGGTGCAACTGTAAATATGGATGGAACTGCTCTTTATGAGTCAGTCGCCGCCATCTTCATTGCGCAAGCTTATGGCTTTGACTTAGGTTTAACTCAGCAGATTATTATTTTTATGACAGCATCTCTTGCGGCAATTGGAGCAGCAGCAATTCCTGGTGCGGGGCTAATTACAATGTCGATCGTACTTTCAGCTGTCGGGCTTCCTATTGAGGGGATCGGTCTTATCTTAGCTGTGGATAGAATTCTGGACATGTTCAGAACTGCAGTTAACGTCTTTGGTGACGCCATGGGAACAGTTGTTGTTGATTCTATGCTGAAAAATAAAGAGTAA
- a CDS encoding lytic transglycosylase domain-containing protein — MRINGLILLVTSQLLFSCISVEKDVPSPKDISEVVETDAEIEADAEYSEEKIIARSAKHGAEFSNDQIVGSAKIEHPTTHELKTYFLYGAEHLNLENNYFDIPVVYNAAVKKWIKYFTTRGRGFFERYSARAGRYAPILSKVLKDNGLPQDLIFLAMAESGFQTKAKSWAKAVGPWQFMPYTGRRYGLEVNWYVDERRDPIKSSIAASKYLRKLFNQFGSWELAAASYNAGEGKMSRAIRRYRTKNFWQIRKGRYLKPETKNYVPKIMALAIIGKNLKSFGFEEIDWHEPLDFQEISVPGGADLFEIAKDLNIEFDDLHYLNPEIQRWFTPPTHKTYTLRVPVGKREQWASCCTEKNYVASQDVFQKYRVRGKRTRLSDVAQKFKIKDKEVLTWLNDDYKSHRSRVKRGSYVTLPFRIGQSKKDNMYADLYDKPRKSVVRKRKYSNRIRLAKQRGKKINNPTQYYTVQRGDSLWSVSRKTGVSLDTLIVSNLNIIKKRQIRAGDRLVIK; from the coding sequence ATGAGAATTAATGGATTAATTTTACTGGTAACCTCCCAACTGCTCTTTTCATGTATCTCTGTTGAGAAAGATGTCCCGAGCCCGAAGGACATTTCTGAAGTTGTTGAAACAGATGCTGAAATTGAAGCAGATGCGGAATACTCAGAAGAAAAAATCATCGCTCGTAGTGCAAAGCACGGAGCAGAGTTCTCGAATGATCAGATTGTTGGTTCTGCAAAGATTGAACATCCAACAACTCATGAACTTAAGACTTACTTCCTATATGGAGCTGAGCATTTAAATTTAGAAAATAATTATTTTGATATTCCTGTTGTTTACAATGCGGCAGTTAAGAAATGGATTAAGTATTTTACTACACGTGGCCGTGGCTTCTTTGAGAGATATTCTGCAAGAGCTGGAAGGTATGCTCCGATCCTTTCTAAAGTTTTAAAGGATAATGGTCTACCACAAGACTTAATCTTTTTAGCAATGGCCGAATCTGGATTCCAAACAAAAGCTAAGTCGTGGGCAAAAGCGGTAGGGCCTTGGCAGTTCATGCCTTATACAGGTCGTCGTTATGGACTTGAAGTTAACTGGTATGTTGACGAGAGACGTGATCCAATCAAGTCTTCAATTGCTGCTTCAAAATATTTAAGAAAACTCTTTAATCAATTTGGTTCTTGGGAGCTTGCTGCAGCATCATATAATGCTGGTGAAGGAAAGATGTCTCGTGCGATTCGTCGCTATCGTACAAAGAACTTTTGGCAAATCAGAAAAGGCCGTTATTTAAAACCAGAAACAAAGAATTATGTTCCTAAAATTATGGCGCTAGCTATTATTGGAAAGAACTTAAAGTCTTTTGGTTTTGAAGAGATTGATTGGCATGAACCACTGGATTTTCAAGAAATCTCTGTTCCTGGTGGAGCGGACTTATTCGAAATTGCAAAAGATTTAAATATTGAATTTGATGATCTTCATTACTTAAACCCAGAGATTCAAAGATGGTTCACGCCACCAACACACAAAACTTACACGTTAAGAGTTCCTGTTGGAAAAAGAGAGCAGTGGGCAAGTTGTTGTACTGAAAAGAATTACGTCGCTAGCCAGGATGTTTTTCAAAAGTATCGTGTACGAGGTAAGAGAACTCGTTTAAGTGATGTTGCTCAAAAATTTAAAATTAAAGATAAAGAAGTTCTTACTTGGTTAAACGATGATTACAAATCACATCGTTCAAGAGTTAAGCGCGGATCTTACGTAACACTGCCATTTAGAATAGGACAGAGTAAGAAAGATAATATGTACGCAGATCTCTATGATAAACCTCGTAAGTCTGTTGTAAGAAAAAGAAAATATAGTAATCGCATCAGATTAGCGAAACAACGTGGAAAGAAAATTAATAATCCAACTCAATACTATACTGTTCAACGTGGAGACTCTTTATGGTCTGTATCACGTAAAACAGGTGTAAGCCTTGATACTCTAATTGTTTCAAATTTAAATATTATCAAGAAGAGACAAATTAGAGCAGGCGATAGGCTCGTCATTAAATAA
- a CDS encoding porin, translating to MTGIIAMAVLSSAAFANTIVPETSRDGKTKNSSVIATTGEMRTFVAGEYNSKTTEADTAGAQEVDTTNMNVYGAWSNKMISVEADINMGEDADTDNDSYGVQAAYRINKQFAVGLGYTMMGEDTTPETDMSKLEIAGSYNMNDLVIGASFAITSYEQGTTDGSFNTLTVGVGSNANNMSWEAGLTYDMEEDTDLDVGSKIGLFAGMTKVVNNIELDGDLSYKTGDVTSAGGDYTALGFNFDAEFLVGKMFYITPGLNYSSEDVAGTETNQLDLSADFGYRANKIDATFGIDYAVMAESNNVDFDSMAWKVNVAYNF from the coding sequence ATGACAGGTATTATCGCAATGGCAGTACTTTCTTCTGCAGCATTTGCAAACACAATCGTTCCAGAAACTTCACGTGATGGAAAAACTAAGAACTCTTCAGTTATCGCTACAACTGGTGAAATGAGAACTTTCGTAGCTGGTGAGTATAACTCAAAAACTACAGAAGCTGATACTGCTGGTGCACAAGAAGTTGATACAACTAACATGAATGTTTACGGTGCATGGTCAAACAAAATGATCTCTGTAGAAGCAGACATCAACATGGGTGAAGATGCAGATACAGATAACGATTCTTACGGTGTACAAGCTGCATACAGAATCAATAAGCAATTTGCTGTTGGTCTTGGTTACACAATGATGGGTGAAGATACAACTCCAGAAACTGATATGTCTAAACTTGAAATTGCTGGTTCATACAATATGAATGACCTAGTAATTGGTGCTTCATTTGCAATCACTTCTTATGAGCAAGGTACAACTGATGGTTCATTCAACACTCTTACTGTAGGTGTTGGTTCAAACGCAAACAATATGTCATGGGAAGCAGGTCTTACTTACGATATGGAAGAAGATACTGACCTAGACGTTGGATCAAAAATTGGTCTATTCGCTGGTATGACTAAAGTTGTTAACAACATCGAACTTGATGGTGATCTTTCATACAAGACTGGTGATGTAACTTCAGCTGGTGGTGACTATACTGCTCTAGGTTTCAACTTTGATGCAGAATTCCTAGTAGGGAAAATGTTCTACATCACTCCAGGTCTTAACTACTCAAGCGAAGACGTAGCTGGTACTGAAACTAACCAACTAGACCTATCTGCTGACTTTGGTTACAGAGCTAACAAAATCGATGCTACTTTTGGTATTGACTATGCTGTTATGGCTGAGTCAAACAACGTTGATTTCGATTCAATGGCTTGGAAAGTTAACGTAGCTTACAACTTCTAA
- a CDS encoding tRNA (cytidine(34)-2'-O)-methyltransferase, which translates to MSSNAIFNIVLYAPDIPGNTGSIGRTCIALGARLVLIKPYGFDLSEKAVRRAGLDYWKYVEVAEYENWEEFIENEKPDEENLFFYTKTAIENHFYGRNYTKGCYLVFGSETKGLPKHIFDSYPNRLFCLPMFSEHVRSLNLSNVATTVAYEALRVIQY; encoded by the coding sequence GTGAGTAGTAACGCAATTTTTAACATTGTTCTATATGCGCCAGATATTCCCGGAAATACCGGGAGTATAGGGCGTACTTGTATCGCTCTTGGTGCAAGACTAGTCCTTATTAAGCCTTACGGATTTGATCTTTCAGAGAAGGCCGTCAGACGCGCGGGACTTGATTATTGGAAATATGTTGAAGTTGCAGAATACGAAAACTGGGAAGAATTCATAGAAAATGAAAAGCCAGATGAAGAAAATCTTTTCTTCTATACAAAGACGGCCATAGAAAATCATTTCTATGGACGAAACTACACTAAAGGCTGCTATCTTGTCTTTGGTTCAGAGACAAAAGGGCTACCAAAGCATATCTTTGATAGCTACCCTAATCGTTTATTTTGTCTTCCAATGTTTTCAGAGCATGTGAGATCGTTAAATCTCTCAAACGTGGCCACGACTGTGGCCTACGAAGCATTAAGAGTTATTCAATATTAA
- a CDS encoding leucyl aminopeptidase → MKFTLNLNSKENSSADCYVIGAYSTKTKKGKKEVETVALTGWPKELKATFESMNSSVDYNGTKGTTYAFNHYGSDVLVVGLGDKTKVTTEDIRKELAKTYKLVSKYKKVAVAFDTFTFKTKKEESLAVLVEAFEMSAYKFDKYLSESKPAALKEVIIDTAEKAAKKKDFDKVIKDSQFVTESINVARDFVNEPPNVLRSTEYAKRVKKDVEGIAGVKCKILGKKELKKEKMDLFLSVNNGSAYDAQLVHLTYTPTKATKNMKHIAFVGKGLVFDTGGYSLKPGGSMMNMKFDMAGSATVYAAFRAAAKMKLPVKITCILGMTDNAVNADATMPDSIVKARNGKTVEILNTDAEGRLVLADCLDYACDLKPDAIIDAATLTGACLVALGTEVCGLMSNDKKLSANLLKAAESADEYMWELPIIPEWTKDMKGTISDLKNIGGSSFGGTAKAAAFLQEFIKNDIAWAHLDIAGVGDSQSHLPYCPPKGASGTVIRSLVEFLKQN, encoded by the coding sequence ATGAAATTCACTTTGAATTTAAATTCTAAAGAAAATTCAAGTGCTGATTGTTATGTAATTGGTGCTTATTCAACAAAAACAAAAAAAGGTAAAAAAGAAGTAGAAACTGTAGCTCTTACAGGTTGGCCAAAAGAGCTTAAAGCTACTTTTGAATCAATGAATAGCTCAGTTGATTACAATGGTACAAAAGGTACTACTTATGCTTTCAACCACTATGGTAGCGACGTATTAGTTGTTGGACTTGGTGACAAAACTAAAGTTACAACTGAAGACATTAGAAAAGAGTTAGCGAAAACTTATAAACTTGTTTCTAAGTATAAGAAAGTTGCTGTAGCTTTTGATACGTTTACTTTTAAAACGAAAAAAGAAGAGTCATTAGCAGTTCTAGTTGAAGCTTTTGAAATGTCTGCTTATAAATTTGATAAGTATCTTTCAGAATCAAAGCCAGCTGCTCTTAAAGAAGTAATCATTGATACTGCTGAAAAAGCTGCAAAGAAGAAAGACTTTGATAAAGTTATCAAAGATTCACAATTTGTAACTGAGTCGATCAATGTTGCACGTGACTTTGTTAACGAGCCACCAAACGTTCTACGTTCAACTGAATACGCAAAGCGTGTTAAAAAAGATGTTGAAGGTATCGCAGGTGTAAAGTGTAAGATCCTTGGAAAGAAAGAGCTTAAGAAAGAAAAAATGGATCTTTTCCTATCTGTTAACAACGGTTCTGCATACGATGCTCAACTTGTTCACCTTACTTATACTCCAACAAAAGCTACTAAGAACATGAAGCACATCGCTTTCGTAGGAAAGGGTTTAGTTTTTGATACTGGTGGATATTCACTTAAGCCAGGTGGATCAATGATGAATATGAAGTTTGATATGGCAGGTTCTGCAACTGTTTATGCTGCATTTAGAGCTGCTGCTAAAATGAAACTTCCAGTAAAAATCACTTGTATCCTAGGTATGACTGATAACGCAGTAAACGCTGATGCAACGATGCCAGACTCAATTGTAAAAGCTAGAAATGGTAAAACAGTTGAAATCCTAAACACTGATGCTGAAGGACGTTTAGTTCTTGCTGACTGTCTAGACTATGCTTGTGATCTAAAACCAGATGCAATCATCGACGCTGCAACTCTTACTGGTGCTTGTCTAGTTGCTCTTGGAACTGAAGTTTGTGGTCTTATGTCAAATGACAAAAAGCTTTCTGCAAACCTTCTTAAAGCTGCTGAATCAGCGGATGAGTATATGTGGGAACTTCCAATTATCCCTGAGTGGACAAAAGACATGAAAGGTACAATCTCTGACCTTAAAAATATCGGTGGTTCTTCTTTTGGTGGTACAGCTAAAGCTGCTGCTTTCCTACAAGAATTCATCAAAAATGATATTGCTTGGGCACACCTTGATATCGCAGGTGTTGGTGACTCTCAATCTCACCTACCATACTGTCCACCAAAAGGTGCTTCAGGAACTGTGATTAGATCTCTTGTAGAGTTCTTAAAGCAAAACTAA